The stretch of DNA GCTGTCGTAGTCCACGCTGATGGGCATGCGCCCGACCGTATACATTTCATCCGTCAAAATAAAGACCCGATTGATATCTTTTCGTGGATAAATCATCATCTCTTCGAGATAATTATCAATGAAACGGCGCTTTTTCAGTTGGGCTAGATGGGAATCATGCACATCTTCCTCCAGCGTCTGCATCACGCCATCGTTCATATAGGGCGACAGGGTAAGGCGGAACAGATCGTCGAGGTAGGTATCGATATTATAGGAGACCTGGGCGATGATTTGCTGCACCTGCTCGGAGGATTGTTGTTTAAAGTCCATCGTGTATTTGGAATAGGACAGAATGGAAGCAAGAAAGACCGAACCCAGAATGAACAATACGGAGAAAAAGAGCAGCTTTTTTTTAATACTCCAGTAGCGGTAGCGTTTCCATTTGTACATATCTCACTCCCCCCAACATCAGTGTATCGGTTTATTGTATGCGCTTCAATTCGTTTTTCGGGGATCTGCAAAAATCGCACCCTTGTGTAAAAAAGCGGTGTTTTGCTGCCGCGCATTCCCCCTTATGATGAGACTGTAACAAGGAACACAATCAGGGGCCAGACAACAAAAGGGAGGATTCAATATGAGAAGAAAGAAACTTGGTTTGCTGCTCAGCGGCGTGATGATGCTCGGCTTACTGGCAGGATGCGGTGGAAAAAGCGCGGATTCACCGAACCCAAGCAGCAGTGCCGGCACGGCCCAGGAAACGGGTCCCAAAGAAACGGTGAAGCTGAAGTTTTTTACCGGAAAAGTGGAGACGGTCGATTTGATGAACAACCTGATCCAGAAATTTAACTTAGAAAATCCGGGAATCGAAGTGGAGCAGGAATATCAGAAGGACGCAAGCAATGTGATTAAAGTAAAATTCGCTTCCGGCGATATTCCCGACATCACCACGGTTGTGGAGCAGGATTATATCGATCAGGGCAAATACCTGGATCTTTCAAGCGAGCCGTTCTGGCCGAGAGTACTGCCGGCGATTAAAGAGCTGTCGACGGACGTAAAGAGCGGCAAACAGTATCAAGTTGCGACAAACGTGACGATGGCCGGTATTTTTTATAACAAAAAAATATTCCAGGAGCTGGGTCTGAAAGAAGCGTTGACCTGGAACGACTTTAAAGCGAATCTGCAAACGGTCAAGGACAAGAAGCCCGATGTGACTCCGATATTTATCGCCGGAAGAGAGTCATGGACGCTTGGACATCTGATTGAATTCCTTGCTCACGGCATCATCAAGCAGGATTTGGGCGTAAAAAGCTCCCGCGAAGCGTTCATCAACAATGAATCCGACAAATTGAAGTTTGATCAGGAGAACGGCCCGATCGATACTTTCGCCAAACGGCTGCTGGAGCTGCAAGACGCGGGCCTGATTAACAAAGACGCTTTGACCGCGACGTACGACAATCAGAAGGAAGCGTTCGCTACAGGCAAAGCCGCGATGATCAGCCAAGGAATGTGGGTGGTTGCGGATCTGCTCAAAATTAGCCCCGACTTCCAGAATGACATCGGGTTCAGCCCGTACCCGTCCATCCAGGACGGAACGAAGCCGGTCGTACTTTCCGCCGACGATTCGAGATATGCCATTACCGCCGAATCCAAGCATCCGGAAGAAGCGAAGAAATTCCTTGAATTCTTACTGCAGCCGGAAAATCTGAAGACCTACAGCGAGTTCCTGAAATCGCCTCCGGCGTTTACCGATGTGACTGCGGACTGGGGACCGCTTAAAGACCAAGCCAATCAGGCCCTGAGCAGCGGCGTCAATATCGCTTTCACGGATTCCCCCTCGGGCTTCTCCGGTGACGATGCCGGCAGAATGGTGCAGGAGCTGCTGGCAGGCCAGTATTCCACTTCTGTTGATTTTGCCAAAGCCTACAAAGACGCCTGGGACAAAGCTTGGAAAGCGACGCACAGATAAGCGGCGTTACGGTTTCATAGCGTAAGACTGCGGGAGTATGATAACATCGGGACCCGGGAACGGAAAAGCGTTAGATAGAAGCCGGGTCCCGGCAACGGATTGGAGAGAAATCGGATGAATCTACTGCGTAAGTTATGGAATAACCTGCATCTTTTTATGGCATTGCCGGCCATCCTGTTGTTCGGACTGTTCTTTATTTATCCGCTCGCGCAGGGAATCGGGATCAGCCTGACGGATTCTAACGGCATGTCGGCTCCGCGTTTTGTCGGACTACAGAACTTTATCGACTTTTTCCATGACGCCCGGGCGAAGAAAGATGTGTACAATACGCTCTTCTTTGCGGTTGGAAGCGCTCCCTTGCTTAATATATTCGGCTTCTTGTATGCGCTGATTCTGGATCGCCCGTTTAAGGGAAAAGGGTTTGTGCGTGCGGTCGTCTATTTGCCGGCGGTCATCAGCCCGCTGATTATGGGGTATGTCTGGTATTTTATCCTGCAGCCTGACCGTGGCTTTCTCTATCATTTGCTGGAAAGTCTGCATCTGGGCACCGGCGGAAGCGACTGGCTGGGCAATGCGCATTCCGCGCTTATCGTGCTGGTGTTCATCAATGTCTGGCAGTTCGTGGGGATGACGATGATTATCTATCTGGCGGGTCTTCAGTCCATTCCGAAAGAGCTGTACGAGGCGGGTGAGATCGACGGCGCCGGGTATATAAAATCACTTTGGTACATTACGATTCCGATGGTCGTTCAGTCGATCAAAATCAATGTCGTCACCAATATTATCGGGTCCCTGTCCGTCTTCGAAGTTATCATGGCGCTGACGGACGGAGGGCCGGGCTACAGTACGGAATCGCTGAGCATCTATATTCTTCGCATGCTGTACGGTAGCTTTACCGGCTATTCGACCGCTGTAGCGATGGTTCTGTTCGCCATGATTATTATTCCCGTCTTCATCTTTATGAGATATATCAATAAGAAAGAGTTTGAAATGTGAGGGCCGCCGCTATGAAAAATACTCGAACACTTGGTAAATACGCCTTGGTAGCGGGCATGTCGCTGCTGTCCTTGATCCCTTTTTACATCCTGCTGTACTTGGCGCTGAACAAGCCCTCCCGCACGTTGTTTAACGGCCTGTCGCTGCTGCCCGATTTCAATTTTTCCAACTTCTCGGAAGCGTGGGAATCGTCCAGGATGGGACTCGCTACGCTGAACTCCCTGATTATAACCATAGGCGGCGCCGTCCTGATTATTCTTGCGGCAAGCTCCGCGGGCTACGCCATCGCAAGGTACAGCAACAAATTTCATCAATCGGTCTTCAATCTGCTGCTGATCTGCATGATGATTCCGGCGATCATTATTACCGTGCCTCTTTACACGCTTATGAAATCGATTGGCGGCATCAATACGCATTGGGCCATGATTTTGCTTATGGCGTCGAACGGCATTCCTTTTTCCGTGTTCCTGTATACCGGCTTCATTAAAGTGCTTCCCAAGGAAATTGAGGAGTCCGCCATCATTGATGGATGCACGCCGTTTACAGCCTTTTGGAGAGTCACGTTTCATTTTCTGCGTCCGGTAACGGCGGCCGTTGTCATTTTGCAGGGGCTGGCGATTTGGAATAATTACGGCCAAGCCGTATTTTTCCTGCAAGGCCAAGACATGAGGACGATCCCGCTTGCCGTGTCCATGTTCTTTCAGCAGTACGGCGCGCAGTGGAATCTGATGGCGGCGGCCGCCGTGATCGGGCTTGCTCCCGCTGTCGTTGCTTTCTTGGTCTTCCAAAAATATTTCGTCAAAGGAATAACCGCCGGAGCGGTGAAAGGATGAACCGTATGTTTCCAACGATTAAAGACGCCTATCCAAACAAAGCCCAATATATAACCGGAGAACCGGTATGTATCAATGTTGAACTGAATAACCAGCTGCAGCACGAAGTTCGGGTTCGTCTAACAGTGGAACTTGTGTGTATGAACCGCGTGCTGGACAGCCAAGCCCATGATATCGTCATTCCTCCGGGCGCTGTTTCAACGCATCTCCTGACTTTTGGCCCGCCAGACGAAGCCTTTCGGGGGTATGGTGTTGACCTGCAGCTTACGCAGGACGAAGCGGAGCCGATGCATTTCTCGACGGCCTTTGACGTCGTTTCGAGCTGGCGGCAGTCGCCGAGGTACGGTTTTTTGAGCGATTTTCATTCGCGTGAGCAGGGCGATGCGAAGGATGTGGAGAGCCTTAATAAGCTGCATATTAATCTGGTGCAATTTTACGATTGGATGTACCGCCACGACGATCTCGTTCCACCGGAGGAGACCTTCAATGATTTGATGGGCAGAGAGCTCAGCCTTAAAGTAGTAAAGGAGAAAATCGCGCTCTGCCACTCCTACGGAATGAAAGCTATGGCCTATGGAGCGATTTACGCCGCCAGCAAAGATTTTTACTGGGAGCATCCCGATTGGGCGCTGTATTACGGCAACGGAAAAGTCGTCGATTTCATCGATATTTTTACGATTATGAACATCAGCGAGGAGTCGCCCTGGCATCGCCATATCATTGGAGAGTACAAAAAGGCGATCGAGCAGGTCGGTTTCG from Paenibacillus sophorae encodes:
- a CDS encoding ABC transporter substrate-binding protein, which translates into the protein MRRKKLGLLLSGVMMLGLLAGCGGKSADSPNPSSSAGTAQETGPKETVKLKFFTGKVETVDLMNNLIQKFNLENPGIEVEQEYQKDASNVIKVKFASGDIPDITTVVEQDYIDQGKYLDLSSEPFWPRVLPAIKELSTDVKSGKQYQVATNVTMAGIFYNKKIFQELGLKEALTWNDFKANLQTVKDKKPDVTPIFIAGRESWTLGHLIEFLAHGIIKQDLGVKSSREAFINNESDKLKFDQENGPIDTFAKRLLELQDAGLINKDALTATYDNQKEAFATGKAAMISQGMWVVADLLKISPDFQNDIGFSPYPSIQDGTKPVVLSADDSRYAITAESKHPEEAKKFLEFLLQPENLKTYSEFLKSPPAFTDVTADWGPLKDQANQALSSGVNIAFTDSPSGFSGDDAGRMVQELLAGQYSTSVDFAKAYKDAWDKAWKATHR
- a CDS encoding carbohydrate ABC transporter permease, whose protein sequence is MNLLRKLWNNLHLFMALPAILLFGLFFIYPLAQGIGISLTDSNGMSAPRFVGLQNFIDFFHDARAKKDVYNTLFFAVGSAPLLNIFGFLYALILDRPFKGKGFVRAVVYLPAVISPLIMGYVWYFILQPDRGFLYHLLESLHLGTGGSDWLGNAHSALIVLVFINVWQFVGMTMIIYLAGLQSIPKELYEAGEIDGAGYIKSLWYITIPMVVQSIKINVVTNIIGSLSVFEVIMALTDGGPGYSTESLSIYILRMLYGSFTGYSTAVAMVLFAMIIIPVFIFMRYINKKEFEM
- a CDS encoding carbohydrate ABC transporter permease — translated: MKNTRTLGKYALVAGMSLLSLIPFYILLYLALNKPSRTLFNGLSLLPDFNFSNFSEAWESSRMGLATLNSLIITIGGAVLIILAASSAGYAIARYSNKFHQSVFNLLLICMMIPAIIITVPLYTLMKSIGGINTHWAMILLMASNGIPFSVFLYTGFIKVLPKEIEESAIIDGCTPFTAFWRVTFHFLRPVTAAVVILQGLAIWNNYGQAVFFLQGQDMRTIPLAVSMFFQQYGAQWNLMAAAAVIGLAPAVVAFLVFQKYFVKGITAGAVKG